In Antechinus flavipes isolate AdamAnt ecotype Samford, QLD, Australia chromosome 3, AdamAnt_v2, whole genome shotgun sequence, a genomic segment contains:
- the HES5 gene encoding transcription factor HES-5, with product MAPNAISLEILTPKEKNRLRKPVVEKMRRDRINSSIEQLKLLLEKEFQRHQPNSKLEKADILEMTVSYLKHSKAFASCPKSLQQDYSEGYSWCLKEAVQFLTLHSANTDTQMKLLYHFQRPQASLATLPDLKPPSSSPLSPATLTKPASGQSPSGSNLWRPW from the exons ATGGCTCCCAACGCGATTTCTCTGGAGATCCTCACtcccaaagagaaaaacaga CTGAGGAAGCCGGTGGTGGAGAAGATGCGCCGGGACCGCATCAACAGCAGCATCGAGCAGCTGAAACTCCTGCTGGAGAAGGAGTTCCAGAGACACCAGCCCAACTCCAAGCTGGAGAAGGCTGACATCCTGGAGATGACCGTCAGCTACCTGAAGCACAGCAAAG CTTTTGCATCCTGCCCCAAGAGCCTGCAACAGGACTACAGCGAAGGCTACTCTTGGTGCCTCAAAGAAGCGGTTCAGTTCTTGACTCTGCACTCGGCCAACACGGACACCCAGATGAAGCTGCTTTATCACTTCCAGAGGCCGCAGGCCTCCCTGGCCACTCTTCCAGACTTGAAACcgccttcctcctctcccctgtcCCCTGCTACCTTGACCAAGCCAGCGTCCGGACAGTCGCCTTCTGGCAGTAACCTCTGGCGGCCTTGGTAG